The following is a genomic window from Acidobacteriota bacterium.
CCCAGCCAGCCGAGACGACGTGCGCGGGGTCTGCAAGTCGGCCACCAGCGAGGCGGCTCCCAGGACCCCGCGCTCATCTCCCAAGCCCGCTTCGACGATCTGCAACGGATCGAAGCTCCGAAGCGCCTGAGAGGCTCCCGAGAGGGCCTGGCGGCGGGCCAGCTCCTGACGCACCTGATCGACGTAACCGGGGGTCTTGGCGGCCACGGAGCCGCCGATGACGATGCGCTGCTCGCCGAACCCCTGATCCAAGAGAATCGCCAACCCGGCGGCGAGGATGTGGGCGGAGCGGTCGAAGAGTCCCCGGCTGAAGGTGTCGCCCCGGGAGGCGGCCTGCCCCAGATGCCGGGCGGTGAGCTGCGCCAGGAGCTCCTCCAACTGCTCCCGCGTCGCCGGCGCCGGCCCCTCTTCCGTGCTGAAGACGCTGGTCAGCTGCTGCAGCTGTTCCAGGCCATGCCGATCCACGTAGGCCCGAATCTCTCGGCGGGCGTGGGCGGCGGTGGCGGGACCGCTGGCGAGGCTCTCGAGGTTGATCTCGGGCTGCGCTGGGTCCGGGAAGGTGTAGAGCCCGGGCTCGATGTTGCGCACGGCACCGGAGTCGTAGCGGGCACCGCCGACACCGGTGCTGACGGTGATGTAGAGCATCCGCTGGACTCCGCGGCCGGTGCCCAGGCGCGCCTCGGCGAGGGCGGCGACGCAGGCGTCGTTCTCCGCCGCTACCGGTACCTCGCACTCCCAGCGCCGCTGCAAGCAGGTGGAGAACAGCTCCCGGGGAGAAGTGCCGATCCACGCCGGCAGGTTGGGCGCCGTCTTGAGCACCCCGGAGAGCGGATCGAAGTCGCCGGGAAAACCGATGCCCAATCCCACCACCTCGTCCCGGCTTCGCCCCAGGCTCTCCAGCAGCTGCTCCACCTGGCGGACCACCTCCACCACCATCGCCGCCGGCTCCAGGTCCGGGCGACTCTCGGCACTGCTCCAGCCGAACAGGGCGCCTCCTGCCATGGCGTTGGCGCTCATGGCCCCTGCGGCCACCTTGGTGCCGCCGATATCCACTCCAAGACTCAGGGGCTGCTCGCCGACACCCTCTTCGATCGAATCACCCGCCATTGGATCCTCCCTCCACAGCCGTCTCCTGCTTGCCGTTGGTAGTGGTCGAGGGAGTGTCCGTGGCGGCGGCAGCGTCACCAGAGGCCCCGATGGAAATCGCAGTGCTCAGAGGCTCCAAACGCCAGGCCCAGCCGTCCTCGCCCCGCTCCGGCGACGCCCCTCCGGCTACGGCCTCGAGCTCTCCAAGGTCCACCAGCCCCGTGGCCAGCTGCACGGTCCGCGCCTGCTCTCCCAGGTGCACCGCGACCAGCGCCGTCTCCTCCGCCGTCTCTTTGACCCAAATCAACAGATCCTCCTCCACCACTAGGGGTCGCCGGCCGCCCTGGCGCAGAGCCGGATGCCTCTGACGGGCGCGCAAGAATTGGCGAATGGGCTCGTACACCGCGCCGGAGGTGCCCTCTTCCAGTCCGACCCAAGGCATGGCAATGCGGCTGGCGTCGTTGAATCCCCGCTTGGGTGCGCCGTCTGCCAGTCCCGCTTCGGTGCCGTAGAAGAGTACCCAAGGCTCCGACAGGGAGGCCAGGAATCCCACCGCCGCCACCAGCCGCTCCCCTTCCCCGGCCCAGGACAGGAAGCGGGAGAGATCGTGATTGTCGAGGAAGAAGGTGGGCCGAGCTCCGGTGCCATAGGCATGCTCATAGCCTTGCAGCCAATCCTCCACCGACTCCAACGAACCACCCCCGGCGAAGACCTCGGTGAGCAGGATCTGCATGGGGAAGTCCAGCAGGCTGGAGAATTGAGGCCCGGGATCCGCCATCCCCGCCCCGGTCACCGGCTCGTAAAACTTCGCGATCTCGGCGATGTTGGCCTCCACCCCTTCGCCATCGGCCCAACACTCCCCCACCAGGAAGGCCCCGGGCTTGGCCGCCTGCACCTCGGCATAGAGCTCGGCCCAAAAATCGTGGGGCACGCCGCGAACGTAGTCCAGCCGCAGGCCGTCCACGTTTTCCTTCACCAGCCAGTGCAGGGCGACGTCCTTGAGAAAGCGGCGGGTGGGTTGATGGTCGAAATTCCAGTAGCGGTAGCCGGCGTCCCAGCTATCCCACAGTTTCTCCGCTTCCTGGCGGGCGCTGGTGGCCCGGGGCTTGTGACCGCCGGGATCACCAGCCTCGCGGTCGTAGCCGCGGTTGGCGTGGTTGAGGGGCAGGTCGAGGATCACCTTCACCCCGCGCTGGTGCAGCGCCTTCACCACCTGGCGGAAGAGCTCCAGGGAGGCCTCCGGATCGTCCGGCACCGCCACCGCATCACCGATGCGGTAGTAGTTGGTGACGTCGTACCCGTGAGAGGTGCGAGCGGCGAAGAGCGGGCTCAACCACACCGCGTCGACGCCGAGGTCGGCGAGGTAGTCCGCCTTCTCCAGCACCCCCTGGAGGTCACCCCCGGCGTAGTTGCGGTGGCGCCAGCCTTCCACCTCTCCATCGTTGCTCGGATTGGCGTTGCGGAAGTAGCCCATCATCACGTGGTAGATGGTCCAGCCCTCGACGCCGAGACTGACCGCCCCAGAGGAACGAGGCCCGAGGATGACCGTGGCCGAGTCCCCGCCGCGGCGCCCGGGAACGGTCACCGTCAAGCGCGTGGCATCTGCCGGCACCGCAGCCAGGTGGACGGCAAGGCGGTCCTTGTCCAGCACCTCGGTGCTCGCCGCCAGTTCCGTTCCGTCGGCGCTGAACACCAGACTCTCGGCGGCCTTGGCAGCATTCTTCACCGCTACCTCGACGTGCCATTCCCCCGCCTCCCCCGGTACCACCCGCTCCATGCGCAGCTCCGCAGCGGACGCCGGCACGGCCCACCAGCCTGCCAGGGCCATCAACCCCAGGCTCCAGAGTCGCAGCTTCCTTCGGGCTCCCAGCCTCGCTGCGCTGACTCTGCGAGAAGTCTTCCCCTCGGGTCCAGGCATGGCCTTTTCATTGGCTTCTCGCTTGGGCAACATCGTTGCTCCTCTCCTCGCTCAGGGTCGAACACCGGCATCGCCGCCGCGGCCCCCTCGGGTTAAAGTACGCGCCATGGACACACGCTCCGCCGGCATCCTCCTGCACCCCACGTCCCTCCCCGGTCCCTACGGTATCGGAGACCTGGGGCCGTCGGCAGTGACCTTCCTGGACTGGGCGGAACGGGCCGGCCAGCGACTGTGGCAGGTCCTGCCCCTGGGCCCGACCCACGGCGGAGGCTCCCCCTACGGTTGCCTCTCGGCCTTCGCCGGCAACCCCTGGCTGATCTCTCCGGAGCTCCTGCGTCGCCAAGGTTTCCTGAGCCAGGAGTACCTGGCCTCGGCGACCGCCCCGCAGCCCGCCGGCGGCGATCCCCATCAGGTGGACTTTCCGGCGGCGGCGGCGACCAAAGAACGGCTGCTGCACCGCGCCTGGGAGGTGTACCAACACCGCGCCACCAGCGGTCAGCGCCAGCGGCTGGAAGAGTTCCGGGAGCACCCGGACCAACGCTCCTGGCTGGACGACTGGGCCCTCTTCGCGAGCCTCCGCGCCGCCCACGGCAACCGCGGGTGGTGGCAGTGGGACGCCGAGCTGGCCCGGCGCGAGCCCGGTGCGCTGCGCCGTGCCCGCCAGGAACTTCGCCATGAAATCGAACGGCACTACTTTATCCAGCATCAGTTCTTTCTCCAATGGGGCCTGCTCCGGGAGCACGCTCTCAGCCGCGGAATCCGCCTGTTCGGGGATCTTCCCATCTACGTCGCCTGGGACAGCGCCGACGTCTGGGCCCATCGCCGGCTCTTCGAGCTCGACGACGAAGGCGAACCGCTGGCGGTGGCGGGTGTCCCGCCGGATTATTTCAGCCCGACGGGCCAATTGTGGGGAAATCCACTCTATCGCTGGGAGAAGATGGCCGAAGAAGGCTTTTCCTGGTGGATCGAGCGCGTCCGCGCCAACCTCCGCTTGACCGACTTGGTACGGCTCGATCATTTCCGCGCCTTCGCCGGCTATTGGCGCGTCCCCGCCGGCGAGCCCACGGCGGAGAACGGTACCTGGGAGGATGGCCCGGGCAAACCGTTCTTCGAAGCGCTTCGTGAGGAGCTAGGGGATCTACCTTTGGTGGCGGAGGACCTGGGAGTCATCACCCCCGACGTCGACGAGCTCCGCACCACCTTCCGCCTCCCCGGCATCCGGGTGCTCCAATTCGGCCTCGACGACCCCGACTCGATCCACGCCCCCCACAACCTCGCTCCCCACACGGTGGTCTACACCGGCACCCACGACAACGACACCTCCCGCGGCTGGTACGCCAGCTGCTCCCCCCGCCAACGCCAACGCATCCGCCAATACACCGGCGGCCGGTTCCATTCCATCCACTGGGATCTGATCCGCCAGGCCCTCACCTCCGTAGCCCGCATCGCTGTCGTCCCCATGCAGGACGTCCTGGGGCTGGGCTCGGAAGCGCGCATGAACACCCCCGGCCAACCGGACGGCAATTGGGGCTGGCGCCTGACGGAAGATCAGCTGTTGCCGGAGCAGGCAGCCCGGCTGCGGGCGCTGACGGGGTTGAGTGGGCGGGTGCGGGAGGGGCGGGGGGAGTTGGGCTAAAAGACGCGGGTTGCGGATGTTACTGATCTTGCCGGCTTGGTGAATCCAGAACCCTCACCCCCTCGATCCCCCTCTCCCAGCCCGCCCTCCCGTCCACCCGGTAGAGGGGGAAGCTCGCAGCTCACCGTTGGTCCTGGACTGACCAGGACGGGCGGGGGCGTCCCTTTCCCGGTCGGGGGGGCGGGAGGACTGGGAGAGGGAACGAGGGTGAGGGCTCTGTTCAGTCTCGGCTGGCTACCTGGCGCGCCCCTCCCAAGGGCTTCAGGCAGAGACAGCCACCCAACCCTCTCACGGCTCGATCCGAACCTCCGTCCCAATCTTCACCCGGTCGTAGAGCGCCTTCATGTCCGGATCATCGAGGGCGATGCACCCGAGGGTCCAGTCTGCGGACGAGCCCCGACCGTGGATGTAGATCTCACCACCCAGCGGCGTATCCCACGGCGGGCACCGACCGTCCCGCTCCGCCTCGAGGATTGCTCGCGCCTCCTCACGGGAGAACCACCCCTCGGCCAGCGCCCGCTCGGCATCCTTCGCGCTGGGATAGTTGATCCCCAACGATAGGTAGTAGCGACTCTGGGGATTCTTGATGCACACGGAGTACCGCCCCTCCGGCGTCGCGCCGTCGCCCTCGCGCTGCTTGTCCCCCTTCGGCTGAAACCCCAGACCGATGGGGTAGGTCGCGATCACCTCGGAGCCCGACAGGACTCTTAGCTCCCGAGCCTCCTTCCGCACCACGAGCACCAACGCTCCATCGCTCTCCTGGCCCACGACAGCAGCGCCCGGGCAAAGCGCCCCCACCAGCAGGATCACCAGGAGCACGGTCTGGAATTTTCTCCGCACGACCCTCATACACCTTCAGACTCTCGGAGAGCTCTTCGAGTTCCTGAACCCCCACACTCGTTCCCACGGTTCACCGTGGGAACCACTCCGTCCCCACCAGCGCAGCAGACCGAGGCCCCGCTCCAGCGGGGCGGGTAAGCGCCGCAGAGCAAGGTACGAAGCCGGATTCATCCTGCAACATCGCCCTCCTCCACCCGCCCCAACCACCGCCAAAACCTCCGGAACCGCCGCTGCACGGCACCCCGGCCGCGCCTTCCCCGGCTCTCCGAGAACGCCTCCACCACCGCTTCCGGCTCCATCCCCTCGCCGGAGCCGAAGCGGCGTTTGAGTTGGGCGAGGTGGTCCATGACGAAGAGGTAGAGGTCGGTGGGGGTGCGGTTGGGGAAGCTGGCGGGGAGGTTGCTGCTTTCTAGAGCGTCCATCACCGGGCGATAGACGGCCTGGTACCAGGAATCTACCGCCTCCTGCCAGGGGATCTCCCGCTCCTCCTCCAGGCCGCGAAAGTAGCGGTGGACGACGATGTGCTCCAAGAGGCGATCGTAGCCGGTGGCGGTGGTGACCAGGAGCTCTTGGTCGTCTTGGGGGACCAGACCGGTGGTTTCGAGGAAATCCGACAGGCCGCGCTTGAGCATCACGTCTTCGAGGGAGGCCTCCGGGGCCAGGGGGACGGGAGTGAGGAATTCCTTGACGTGAGCCTCGACGGTGGGGGTGCCGAGGGATTGGAGGTAGGAGATGCGATGGTGGCCGTCGACGACGAAATAGGCGTCGCCGACCTGGTAGAGCTCCACCGGCGGGAAGCCTTCGGGGCTCTCTGCCAGGCGGGCGATGCCTTCCCAACGGTCGCGGGAGGACTCCCGCCGCGGTAGGAAGGCGCGGTCGAACTCCCGGGCGCGGCCCAGGGAGCCGACGATTCTGTCCAGAGGGACGTCCTGAAGGCCCCGGTCCACCAAGTGGCGGAGGTCGAGGCTTTCCTTGACCGCTTCGAAGGGCAGCAGCCGGGCCGGTTCGACGGCGCCAAGGCGGGCCAGGTAGTGGCGCAGGATGGCCCCGCGACGGACCTGGTCGAAGCGGCTCACCGGGCGGCCCCGGGCTTCTTCCTAGGGAGCGTCGTCCGACTCCGCCGCTGCTTCCGCCGGCACGATGCCGGGGAGTCGGGCCGGGCGGCCGACGTCGGAGTTGAAGTCGCTGAGCAGGCGCTCCTGGGTGGTGCCGGAGGGCACGAAGATGTCCACCAGCGGTGGCTGTAGCGGGGAATCCTCGCGTCCGCCGCCGAAGCGGTCCCGCCAGCTGCCGGGGCCCACCGGCACCACCATCAGGTTGTCGGCGACGCCGGGAGCGAAGCCGGCCTTGGCCACCAGGTCGAAGCTGCTGATGAGGTCCGCGCCGGTGACCACCACGGTGTAGGCCCAGGAAGGATCGGCCTCACCGCCGAGAAATTCGTCGGGCACGAAAAAGCTGACCTCTCGACCCCGCACGCGGATCTGGGTCGGGAAGAAGACGCTCTCCACCAGCGACGCCCGCACCGCCTGGGCGCGCGCTTTGTCGGCGGCCTGGTCGTCCATGACTTCCTCACCCTGCTCCTCCCGCACCGCCTCGTTGAGGGTGCGGATCCACATGCGCTTGAGGGCGC
Proteins encoded in this region:
- a CDS encoding ROK family protein, with the protein product MAGDSIEEGVGEQPLSLGVDIGGTKVAAGAMSANAMAGGALFGWSSAESRPDLEPAAMVVEVVRQVEQLLESLGRSRDEVVGLGIGFPGDFDPLSGVLKTAPNLPAWIGTSPRELFSTCLQRRWECEVPVAAENDACVAALAEARLGTGRGVQRMLYITVSTGVGGARYDSGAVRNIEPGLYTFPDPAQPEINLESLASGPATAAHARREIRAYVDRHGLEQLQQLTSVFSTEEGPAPATREQLEELLAQLTARHLGQAASRGDTFSRGLFDRSAHILAAGLAILLDQGFGEQRIVIGGSVAAKTPGYVDQVRQELARRQALSGASQALRSFDPLQIVEAGLGDERGVLGAASLVADLQTPRTSSRLAGS
- a CDS encoding alpha-amylase family glycosyl hydrolase; translation: MALAGWWAVPASAAELRMERVVPGEAGEWHVEVAVKNAAKAAESLVFSADGTELAASTEVLDKDRLAVHLAAVPADATRLTVTVPGRRGGDSATVILGPRSSGAVSLGVEGWTIYHVMMGYFRNANPSNDGEVEGWRHRNYAGGDLQGVLEKADYLADLGVDAVWLSPLFAARTSHGYDVTNYYRIGDAVAVPDDPEASLELFRQVVKALHQRGVKVILDLPLNHANRGYDREAGDPGGHKPRATSARQEAEKLWDSWDAGYRYWNFDHQPTRRFLKDVALHWLVKENVDGLRLDYVRGVPHDFWAELYAEVQAAKPGAFLVGECWADGEGVEANIAEIAKFYEPVTGAGMADPGPQFSSLLDFPMQILLTEVFAGGGSLESVEDWLQGYEHAYGTGARPTFFLDNHDLSRFLSWAGEGERLVAAVGFLASLSEPWVLFYGTEAGLADGAPKRGFNDASRIAMPWVGLEEGTSGAVYEPIRQFLRARQRHPALRQGGRRPLVVEEDLLIWVKETAEETALVAVHLGEQARTVQLATGLVDLGELEAVAGGASPERGEDGWAWRLEPLSTAISIGASGDAAAATDTPSTTTNGKQETAVEGGSNGG
- the malQ gene encoding 4-alpha-glucanotransferase, whose amino-acid sequence is MAFSLASRLGNIVAPLLAQGRTPASPPRPPRVKVRAMDTRSAGILLHPTSLPGPYGIGDLGPSAVTFLDWAERAGQRLWQVLPLGPTHGGGSPYGCLSAFAGNPWLISPELLRRQGFLSQEYLASATAPQPAGGDPHQVDFPAAAATKERLLHRAWEVYQHRATSGQRQRLEEFREHPDQRSWLDDWALFASLRAAHGNRGWWQWDAELARREPGALRRARQELRHEIERHYFIQHQFFLQWGLLREHALSRGIRLFGDLPIYVAWDSADVWAHRRLFELDDEGEPLAVAGVPPDYFSPTGQLWGNPLYRWEKMAEEGFSWWIERVRANLRLTDLVRLDHFRAFAGYWRVPAGEPTAENGTWEDGPGKPFFEALREELGDLPLVAEDLGVITPDVDELRTTFRLPGIRVLQFGLDDPDSIHAPHNLAPHTVVYTGTHDNDTSRGWYASCSPRQRQRIRQYTGGRFHSIHWDLIRQALTSVARIAVVPMQDVLGLGSEARMNTPGQPDGNWGWRLTEDQLLPEQAARLRALTGLSGRVREGRGELG
- a CDS encoding L,D-transpeptidase, encoding MRRKFQTVLLVILLVGALCPGAAVVGQESDGALVLVVRKEARELRVLSGSEVIATYPIGLGFQPKGDKQREGDGATPEGRYSVCIKNPQSRYYLSLGINYPSAKDAERALAEGWFSREEARAILEAERDGRCPPWDTPLGGEIYIHGRGSSADWTLGCIALDDPDMKALYDRVKIGTEVRIEP
- a CDS encoding transcriptional regulator yields the protein MSRFDQVRRGAILRHYLARLGAVEPARLLPFEAVKESLDLRHLVDRGLQDVPLDRIVGSLGRAREFDRAFLPRRESSRDRWEGIARLAESPEGFPPVELYQVGDAYFVVDGHHRISYLQSLGTPTVEAHVKEFLTPVPLAPEASLEDVMLKRGLSDFLETTGLVPQDDQELLVTTATGYDRLLEHIVVHRYFRGLEEEREIPWQEAVDSWYQAVYRPVMDALESSNLPASFPNRTPTDLYLFVMDHLAQLKRRFGSGEGMEPEAVVEAFSESRGRRGRGAVQRRFRRFWRWLGRVEEGDVAG
- a CDS encoding glucodextranase DOMON-like domain-containing protein — its product is MKLRLPLHPVLVGLILALAVAPMSLEAASKKQIFELQDPRGDDYGGGNLTYPIRTEFERGDLDVVAFRALRARGGTRFEVEFAGNVRTTERGAIDELGTDLTSVARHGFYTFNVDVYIDKDRVPGSGGVEMLPGRKAELQPEFAWDRAVILTPRPAVMNSALKRMWIRTLNEAVREEQGEEVMDDQAADKARAQAVRASLVESVFFPTQIRVRGREVSFFVPDEFLGGEADPSWAYTVVVTGADLISSFDLVAKAGFAPGVADNLMVVPVGPGSWRDRFGGGREDSPLQPPLVDIFVPSGTTQERLLSDFNSDVGRPARLPGIVPAEAAAESDDAP